Genomic window (Hypanus sabinus isolate sHypSab1 chromosome X2 unlocalized genomic scaffold, sHypSab1.hap1 SUPER_X2_unloc_8, whole genome shotgun sequence):
cctgagtcagtggtggaggcggacacactagtgaagttaagacactactagacaggtatatggaggaatttaaggtggtgggttatatgtgaggcagggtttgagggtctgcacaacattgtgggccgaagggcctgtaatgtgctgtactgttctatgttctatgttcatgaaGGTGCTGGAGAGGCTGGTGCTCACTTGCCTTGGACCCTCTACAGTTTGCCAAGCAGCTTCTTGCGGGAGTGGCTGTTGAAGCGCGCTCACTCATACCTGGCATTTTCTGATTTCTCCGGTGCCTTCAATACAATTCAGCCACTTCTTCTGAGGGAGAATCAGCAAAGATGGGCGTCGAACATTCCAGTATCTCCTGAATTACCGACTACCCGGCATGCTGCTGAGTGGTTCTCTCCCTGAGCTGGAGGTGAGTGGTACTGGAGCCCCACAAGGGACTGTGCTGTCCCCCGTTTCTGTTCACCTCAGACTTTCAGTACAACCCTGAGTCTGGCCACTTGCAGAAGTTCTATGATGACTCTGCGGTAGTTGGGTGCATCAGAGATGGGCAGGTGTCGGGGTACAGAGGACTGGTGGGCAGGTTTGTggaatagtgagggaggagtcacctgctcctgaatgtggccaaAACCGGGGAAAGGGTGATTGATTTTAAAAGGAAGAGGACTGTGAAACACGTCCTGTATACATTCTGGCAGAAGCTgcggtggtggaggggaataaatacttCGGTGTTCAACTCGGCCAGagacttgactggaaaaccaacaccaAGGCTGTTTACACGAAGGTGATCAGCAGACTCATTTTCGAAGGAAGCCGAAATCCTTCTATGTGTGCAGCAGTGTGTCGCAGATCTTTTACCAGTCAGTTGAAGCGAGTGCGGTCTTCTTTGCCGATTTACGTTGGGGGGAgaaggatcgttacagaaaatctttcctaacaAATACAATAAGCACATACAGCAGTTCATCCCCGTGCGACAGGGGAACACACAATAGTCTTCGCTTTATCATTTAATACATTATTATTCCTCTGTATTTTATTTTTAGGTAAGTCTGCCCAGTGCTAAGTGTGTTTTAAAATGTTGCTACTGTATCGAAAGAATTTCTCATTCATTATCAGTaaaatattattattatcatcatcatcattattattctccagccctttatctcgttcattaatcaacttcccagctctttacctctcccggtttcacatatcacctccACTCCCGCCACGTTCTaactccctcccttcctttccagtattgAGGAAGGATCTTGGTCTGAAACCTCGACTGCTCACTCCTCTCCATACTTGCTGCCTGCCCTCCCGAGcttctccggcattttgtgcgcgtCGTTTCGGAGATATTCTGTCCTGTTGGATCAAATGCGCACGCGCATTGgtcttggggggaggggggtctaATCGTCCCCCATTAACGCGCATGCGCTCAGTAGACGGGAGGCTCGGGAGGATCGGCCGCAGGTAGGAACGGGGATCTGGGTGGGACATTAATCGCCGGCGTCTGGACAGCGACTGAAGGACAGCTATTGTGTGTGCCGACCGCAGTGCTCCTGCACCCCGGGACAGCCCTATCCcccctctctcagccccacgatcggCAGGCAGGCCCAGGGAGATTTCGGCTCAGCGGCGCTGGCGCCGACGCCATTTGTGCGGCGCATGCGCATCGCTGGAATCCTGGATGGCGGATAGATAGGCTTCTCGTGCGTAGGGGCTTCTGGGTAAAGAGGCAGCCATGGGTGATACAAACAGCAATTTCCCTGTACAGTCGGAGGAAATGGGCGAAGACTGCCGAACTCCAGCGGTATAGTTCGAGGTTTAGGAACTCGGAACAAAAGTATAATTCCCAGTTAATTTCGCATGAAGAGTCTACCTTCCAAGTCAGTGAAAATGTCAATTAGCGCTGTATGGCAAAAAACAATCTTTCCTTCAGCTTTAGTCTCTGGGGAAATAACCTCGATTGTCCTCGATTGCAAGTGACTTGTGGCTTTCACATCACGAAAGTGCCACACTCCAATGAGAATAACTACTGCCCACCCATTTGTATTCATTGGCATTGACATAGATGGGTTCATCACTGTCAGtcagcagggtgggggggggggcgtaatTAGAAAATCTCCAGGATCAGACATGTAGTAACAAGGTCTCTTTGTAGTGTTGTTGAACATGACCTGAACTTGAAATAACACCAGCAGAGACAAATTGAGCCAAGTCACAAGTTGATTGAAGGCTGAAACAGCCCATTCTGATATAGAGAGGAATACAGTCAGGTAATTTGATGGTCAGTCAGGATGCCTGATCTGTGCCTTGTTAGAAGATGAGGTTCATATATAAACATAGGCCAACAATGTtgttcccttccacatagccctctatcctactaagctccatgtacctatctaagagtctcttaaaacaccctattgtgtctgcctcaaccaccttcactggcagtgcattccatgcacccatgaCTCGTGTGacaaacatacccctgacatctcccctttgcacctacctccaagcaccttaaaactatgccccctcatgttagccatttcagccctgggaaacaagACTTTGGCTATACATACGATCAATGCCGCTCACCACCTCATACACAActgtcagatcacctctcatcttccttcgctccaaagttcactcaacctattctcatatggcatgctctccaatccatgcatcatccttgtaaatctcctctgccctctgtctatagtatcaacatccttcctgtaatgagggaccagaactgaacacagtaccaaAAGTGAGGCCAAACTAAGGCCTTAtatctgtaaatctcctctgccctctgtctatagtatccacatccttcctgtattgaggggaccaaaactgaacacggtACCAAAAGTGAGGTCTAACTCAGACCTTAtatctgtaaatctcctctgccctctgtctatagtatccacacccttcctgtattgaggggaccagaactgaacacagtaccagAAGTGAGGTCAAACTAAGGCCTTAtatctgtaaatctcctctgccctctgtctatagtatccacgttcttcctgtattgaggggaccagaactgaacacagtactccaagtggggtctaactaaagcccagttagaagatgaggATTTTATAcataaatatagaaacatagaaatctatagtacatttacaggcccttcagcttgaGACGAACTTCGTAACATTGTCAGAGCTCATGATAAGACTAAAATTGCACCTGAAATATTGTCCTTCACCCAGTGACCTCTTTTCCAAACATTTTTACAGATTTGAAATGGCAGAACACTTGTGCACGGGAATCTCAAGCCCAACAACATGTCAGTCTTACTGTCTCTGTCCGGATATTTAAGGAGTGACCAAATATTTTCTTTGCAACACCAGCACATCTGTTGTCGATCCTTGAAGATGAAGAATTATCTCAACCCAGCTGGAAATGTGCTTTGTGtctgaaatgaagttttctgTTGTAACTCACTGAAATCCACAGGAACCGGGgtgctgagaacacaccagcatttgttcactgATCAGTTCTTCAACTGTATTGATTGTACAAGGGATTCAAACATCTGACTGTCTGAATTGCCAGATGATTGATCGCAGTGAgatatcattctccttctctcagtgtgggaagggattcactcacagcctacccacagacacgccagtgagttcacagtggggagaggccgttcacctgctctgtgtgagggaggggaactacTCAGTTATCCAGCCTAAAGATACAACAGCAGGTTCACACCATAGTGAGATATTACACTTGTTCTGACGGTGGGAAGCAATTAATTCTGTCATCGATGCTAAAGACATCTCCGaaaattcaccagtgagaggacattgacctgctcagactgtgggaagagatttatttGGTTATTTCAACTGTAGGAATATCAGCGGGTTCACACTGGAGAGCGGACGCTCACCTGCCCTGATTGTAGGAAGGGGTTCACTCGGTCATTTCAGCTGAACGAAcgtcagcgagttcacactgagaaGATGCCGtctacctgctcagactgtgggaaggaattcacttcgtcatcttacttgaaagtacatcagcgagttcactctggtGAGAAACCGTTcatttgctcagactgtgggaaaggattcactcggtcatctcacctactgagacaccagttagttcacactggagagaggccattcatctgctctgactgtgggaagggattcatttggTCTGCTGAACTGAacgcacatcagcgagttcacactggggagaggccgttcacctgctcggactgtgggaagggattcactcggtcatatCATCTATACgcccatcagcgagttcacactggggagaggccgttcacctgccgtgaatgtgggaagggattcactgactcATCCTCATTACTGAAACACCacttagttcacactggggaaaaacCGTTCAACtgttctgaatgtgggaaaggattcgcaCAGTCGTCCACCCTTGTGAAACATTACCAAactcacaccggggagaggccattcacctgctctgaatgtgggaaggggttcattcaggctgttctgctgaaggaccatcagcgaattcacaatGAAGAGAAAcccttcacctgctcagactgcgggaagggattcactcgatcatctcaactgaaggtgcaTCTGAGAATTCACAAcggggagaaaccattcatctgctcagactgcgggaagggattcatctggtcatctcaactgaaggcacatcagcgagttcacactggggagaggccgttcacctgctcggaatgtgggaagcgattcactcggtcatcgcAACTACActcacatcagcgagttcacacaggggagaggccgttcacctgttctgaatgtgggaagggattcactcggtcatccaggTTACTGAAACACAAGctagttcacaccggggagaaactGTTCACCtgttctgaatgtgggaagggattcactcggtcatctcaactgaaggcacatcagcgaattcacactggggagaggctgttcacctgctcagactgtgggaaaggattctctcggtcatccaagctacagagacaccagttagttcacactggggagaaactgttcacctgctctgaatgtgggaaggggttcattcAGGCTGTTCAGCTGAAGgaccatcagcaaattcacaatgaagagaaaccgttcacctgctcagactgcgggaagggattccctcggtcatctcaactgaaggtacatcggcGAGTCCActctggggagaaaccgttcatctgctcagactgcggAAAGGGATTCATCTGGTTATCTCAACTGAAGGCACATCAGcgggttcacactggagagaggccgttcacctgctcagactgtgggaagggattcattcggtTAGCTCATCTATACACACATCAGCGGgttcactctggggagaggccattcacctgctcagactgtgggaagcgattcactcagtcatctcaactgacgGTACATCGACGACTTCactctggggagaggccgttctcctgctcagactgtgggaaggaattcactcacTCATCCTCATTACAAAGACACCGGtgggttcacaccggggagaggccattcacctgctctgaatgtgggaaaggattcactcattcatctgaattACTGAAACATCAGCGAGTGCACACCGGGGAGAAACccttcatctgctcagactgtgggaagggatttactcgatCAGCCACGTTACAAAGACACCGGCGGGTGCACACTGGAGAAGGCTGTGCCCTTGCTCTCAGTGTGGGAAGAGATGCACTCAGTCACCCGATCTCGTGACGCACCATGATCATACTGGAGAAGGCTGTGCCCTTGCTCTCAGTGTGGGAAGAGATGCACTCAGTCACCCGATCTCGTGACGCACCATGATCACACTGGAGAAGGCCGTTCTCCTGCTCTCAGTGTGGGAAGATATTCACTCAGTCACCCGATCTCGTGACGCACCATGATCACACTGGAGAAGGCCGTTCTCCTGCTCTCAGTGTGGGAAGAGATGCACTCAGTCACCCGATCTCGTGA
Coding sequences:
- the LOC132385983 gene encoding gastrula zinc finger protein XlCGF57.1-like; translation: MPSTCSDCGKEFTSSSYLKVHQRVHSGEKPFICSDCGKGFTRSSHLLRHQLVHTGERPFICSDCGKGFIWSAELNAHQRVHTGERPFTCSDCGKGFTRSYHLYAHQRVHTGERPFTCRECGKGFTDSSSLLKHHLVHTGEKPFNCSECGKGFAQSSTLVKHYQTHTGERPFTCSECGKGFIQAVLLKDHQRIHNEEKPFTCSDCGKGFTRSSQLKVHLRIHNGEKPFICSDCGKGFIWSSQLKAHQRVHTGERPFTCSECGKRFTRSSQLHSHQRVHTGERPFTCSECGKGFTRSSRLLKHKLVHTGEKLFTCSECGKGFTRSSQLKAHQRIHTGERLFTCSDCGKGFSRSSKLQRHQLVHTGEKLFTCSECGKGFIQAVQLKDHQQIHNEEKPFTCSDCGKGFPRSSQLKVHRRVHSGEKPFICSDCGKGFIWLSQLKAHQRVHTGERPFTCSDCGKGFIRLAHLYTHQRVHSGERPFTCSDCGKRFTQSSQLTVHRRLHSGERPFSCSDCGKEFTHSSSLQRHRWVHTGERPFTCSECGKGFTHSSELLKHQRVHTGEKPFICSDCGKGFTRSATLQRHRRVHTGEGCALALSVGRDALSHPIS